In Pseudoalteromonas sp. NC201, a single window of DNA contains:
- a CDS encoding NUDIX domain-containing protein — protein sequence MKPLSQFNKVDVNVSSIETIFNGFFTIHKYQFTHALFNGGVSELITREILERGHAVAILPYDPVTDSVLLIEQIRIGALASRHSPWLLECIAGMAEGSEDYESVARKEAKEEAGLELDKLIYMRSYLSSPGGTTERLYLYLALADLSKASGVYGLAEEGEDIKVHVMPLDEALARLDNEEIDNAATVISLQWLALNKARI from the coding sequence ATGAAACCTTTGAGTCAGTTCAACAAAGTCGACGTCAATGTTTCTTCAATAGAAACAATCTTCAATGGTTTTTTTACCATTCACAAGTACCAATTTACCCATGCCTTATTTAATGGCGGTGTATCAGAGTTGATAACTCGCGAGATATTAGAGCGTGGTCATGCGGTTGCAATATTGCCGTATGATCCTGTTACAGACAGTGTGTTGCTTATTGAGCAAATTCGCATTGGAGCGTTGGCTTCAAGACACTCTCCTTGGCTTTTGGAATGCATTGCAGGGATGGCAGAAGGGAGCGAAGACTATGAGAGTGTTGCAAGAAAAGAAGCCAAAGAAGAAGCTGGACTTGAGCTTGATAAGCTCATTTATATGCGCTCTTATTTATCAAGCCCAGGTGGTACAACAGAGCGACTATATTTGTATCTAGCGCTTGCTGATTTATCTAAAGCGAGTGGGGTTTATGGACTGGCTGAAGAAGGTGAAGATATTAAAGTGCATGTGATGCCACTTGATGAAGCCCTTGCACGTCTTGATAATGAGGAAATCGATAACGCTGCCACTGTTATTAGTCTACAATGGTTGGCATTAAATAAAGCGCGGATATAG
- a CDS encoding DUF1249 domain-containing protein: MSQVLSSKQYIQSLPRYITLCERNYLRALKLLPEEVVGESRVIDLASARYSLSVAGVSKYTTDIHIEQMATVSAHLPHFSLSVRLYHDAKVAEVIHRDYHRRIKPSYGYPNPDMHQKDEKYQINAFLADWLMVCLEKGRVHLNWDVNNGLV, encoded by the coding sequence TTGTCACAAGTGCTGAGCTCAAAGCAGTATATTCAATCTCTGCCCCGTTACATCACGCTGTGCGAACGTAATTATTTACGGGCGCTAAAATTGCTACCTGAAGAAGTGGTCGGTGAGAGTCGAGTGATTGACTTAGCCTCTGCGCGATACAGTTTGAGCGTAGCTGGAGTCAGTAAATACACAACGGACATTCACATCGAGCAGATGGCGACAGTAAGCGCCCATTTGCCACACTTTTCGTTGTCTGTGCGCCTCTACCATGATGCTAAAGTGGCTGAAGTAATTCACCGTGATTATCATCGTCGAATAAAGCCATCCTATGGTTACCCAAATCCTGATATGCACCAAAAAGATGAAAAGTATCAAATAAATGCGTTTTTAGCTGATTGGCTTATGGTGTGTTTAGAAAAAGGCCGCGTGCATTTAAACTGGGATGTAAACAATGGCTTGGTTTGA
- a CDS encoding metallophosphoesterase gives MAWFDLELQFDKAQIRIGHFTDCHLFATPSGEYFAVNTAANLERTFAAMAKEHFDCVVFGGDLTQDHSAASYHEFARIVRESELQCPVLWVPGNHDELALLEEISAGQIVRHKCITGPFGQVLLLNSKGETPAGWCAKSHLGALKDKLNNSINNNTIAFAHHHPRPIDGYLDKHMLENGPALLNLLVDSEQVLGLFHGHVHNEYQQQFRTLPIYATPATSIQFDKHTKDWYQSDLGPAYRVIVFSKSAITTEVKWLGK, from the coding sequence ATGGCTTGGTTTGATCTCGAGCTGCAATTCGATAAAGCGCAAATTCGTATTGGTCATTTTACGGATTGCCATTTGTTTGCCACGCCCTCTGGGGAATATTTTGCGGTAAATACCGCCGCTAACCTTGAACGCACTTTCGCCGCGATGGCAAAAGAGCATTTCGATTGTGTGGTGTTTGGCGGTGATTTAACACAAGATCACAGTGCGGCTTCTTATCATGAGTTTGCTCGTATAGTGAGGGAGAGTGAGTTGCAATGTCCGGTGCTTTGGGTGCCGGGTAACCACGACGAGCTAGCTTTACTCGAAGAAATAAGTGCTGGGCAAATCGTCCGTCATAAATGCATCACAGGTCCGTTTGGGCAGGTGTTACTGTTAAACTCAAAGGGTGAAACACCCGCCGGATGGTGTGCTAAGTCACATTTAGGTGCGCTCAAAGACAAGCTTAACAATAGTATCAACAACAATACGATTGCTTTTGCTCACCACCATCCTAGGCCGATAGATGGCTATTTAGATAAACATATGCTCGAAAATGGTCCTGCACTGTTAAACCTGTTGGTGGATTCAGAGCAAGTCTTAGGGCTATTTCATGGTCATGTGCATAATGAATATCAACAACAATTTCGCACTTTACCTATCTACGCTACGCCTGCAACATCAATCCAATTTGATAAGCACACAAAGGACTGGTATCAGTCTGATTTGGGTCCCGCTTATCGTGTCATCGTATTTAGTAAAAGCGCTATAACAACAGAGGTAAAATGGCTCGGAAAGTAG
- a CDS encoding YqiA/YcfP family alpha/beta fold hydrolase, with protein sequence MARKVVYIHGFNSSELSYKATAFGEYMMDKKTPYLVPRLHYDPRVALAQLDSVIDSDTVLLGSSLGGYYATYFSQHLGCKAVVINPAVRPFSLLNDYLGPQYNPYQDCHYELQYEHIDALKSMYVEQLSNPENLLLLQQTGDEVLPFAEAVRYYSHCRQIIEFGGDHSFVEFPRYFDTITKFLTIKN encoded by the coding sequence ATGGCTCGGAAAGTAGTTTATATTCACGGCTTTAATAGCTCTGAGCTATCCTATAAAGCGACGGCGTTTGGTGAATATATGATGGATAAAAAAACGCCATACCTTGTCCCAAGACTACATTATGACCCGAGAGTCGCATTGGCACAGTTGGATAGCGTCATTGATTCTGATACTGTGTTATTAGGTAGCTCGTTAGGCGGCTATTACGCCACCTACTTTTCGCAACATCTTGGCTGTAAAGCGGTGGTGATAAACCCTGCAGTTAGGCCTTTTTCATTATTAAATGACTACCTTGGACCACAATACAATCCTTATCAGGACTGTCATTATGAGCTGCAGTATGAACATATTGATGCGTTAAAATCCATGTATGTCGAGCAGCTGAGTAATCCAGAAAACTTGCTATTATTGCAACAAACGGGCGACGAGGTGCTGCCTTTTGCAGAGGCGGTGCGTTATTATAGTCATTGTCGTCAAATTATTGAGTTTGGTGGGGATCATAGCTTTGTTGAATTTCCACGCTATTTTGACACCATCACCAAATTTTTAACTATCAAAAATTAG
- the parE gene encoding DNA topoisomerase IV subunit B gives MSQQNYNAEAIEVLNGLEPVKRRPGMYTDTTRPNHLGQEVIDNSVDEALAGHATKIDVILHEDNSFEVIDDGRGMPVDIHPEEGVPGVELILTKLHAGGKFSNKNYQFSGGLHGVGISVVNALSTRVEITVKRDAQIYEMAFENGDKVEDLRVTGSVGKRNTGTSVHFWPDASYFDSANFSITKLNHLLKAKAVLCPGLRIRFVNKQTKETQEWHYEAGLEDYLKDSAEGYEVLPKSPFTGSFSGSTEGVDWALHWLPEGGESIAESYVNLIPTAQGGTHVNGLRQGLLEAMREFCEFRNLIPRGVKLTPDDVWDRCSYVLSVKMQDPQFAGQTKEKLSSRSCATFVSGIVKDAFSLWLNEHTETAELLAELCISNAQKRLRAAKKVVRKKVTSGPALPGKLTDCSGSETERSEIFLVEGDSAGGSAKQARDREFQAIMPLRGKILNTWEVESGQILASQEVHDISVALGIDPDSEDLSGLRYGKVCILADADSDGLHIATLLCALFVKHFPELVRKGHVFVAMPPLFRIDVGKEVYYALDEDEKKGILDRIEAEKKRGKVNVQRFKGLGEMNPLQLRETTMDPNTRRLVQLTLDEPEQTLEMMDMLLAKKRSSDRKIWLEQHGDKAEV, from the coding sequence ATGAGTCAGCAAAACTATAATGCCGAAGCTATTGAGGTACTCAATGGCTTAGAGCCAGTTAAGCGCCGTCCTGGCATGTATACCGATACCACCAGACCTAATCATTTAGGCCAAGAGGTTATCGATAACAGTGTCGATGAAGCCTTAGCCGGACATGCCACCAAGATTGACGTGATCTTGCATGAAGACAACTCCTTTGAAGTCATCGATGACGGTCGAGGAATGCCTGTGGATATTCACCCAGAAGAGGGCGTGCCTGGGGTTGAATTGATCCTGACCAAACTTCATGCCGGGGGCAAGTTTTCCAATAAAAACTACCAGTTCTCCGGTGGTCTTCATGGGGTGGGTATATCGGTTGTTAATGCGTTGTCGACTCGGGTCGAAATTACCGTTAAACGCGATGCGCAAATCTATGAAATGGCATTTGAAAACGGCGATAAAGTCGAAGACTTAAGAGTGACCGGCAGCGTTGGTAAGCGTAATACCGGCACCTCAGTACACTTTTGGCCCGACGCGAGTTATTTTGACTCAGCTAACTTCTCAATTACTAAGTTAAACCACTTGCTCAAAGCTAAGGCTGTATTGTGTCCAGGGCTTAGAATTCGTTTTGTAAATAAACAGACGAAAGAAACGCAAGAATGGCACTACGAGGCAGGTCTTGAGGATTACCTAAAAGACAGCGCTGAAGGCTACGAAGTGCTGCCGAAATCCCCATTTACAGGCAGTTTCAGTGGCTCAACCGAAGGGGTTGATTGGGCGCTTCATTGGTTGCCTGAGGGCGGGGAATCCATCGCTGAAAGCTACGTAAACCTTATTCCAACGGCACAAGGCGGAACCCATGTAAATGGGTTACGCCAGGGCTTACTTGAAGCGATGCGTGAGTTTTGTGAATTCAGAAACCTGATCCCGCGTGGCGTGAAACTGACGCCTGATGATGTTTGGGACCGCTGTAGTTATGTCTTGTCGGTTAAAATGCAAGACCCACAATTTGCCGGTCAAACCAAAGAAAAGCTGTCATCACGTTCGTGCGCTACCTTTGTGTCTGGCATTGTCAAAGACGCCTTTAGTTTATGGTTAAACGAACACACTGAAACTGCAGAGTTACTTGCTGAGCTGTGTATCAGCAATGCGCAAAAACGTTTGCGTGCTGCAAAAAAAGTGGTTCGTAAAAAGGTCACTTCGGGTCCTGCTTTACCGGGTAAATTAACCGATTGTTCTGGAAGTGAAACTGAACGCTCAGAAATCTTTTTGGTGGAAGGGGACTCAGCAGGTGGCTCGGCAAAACAAGCACGAGACCGTGAGTTTCAAGCAATCATGCCGCTGCGCGGTAAAATCCTCAATACCTGGGAAGTGGAATCTGGACAGATCTTAGCCTCACAAGAAGTACATGATATTTCTGTTGCCTTAGGTATTGACCCAGACTCTGAAGATTTATCAGGCCTGCGCTATGGCAAAGTATGTATCCTCGCGGATGCGGATTCTGACGGACTTCACATTGCAACTTTATTATGTGCACTTTTTGTGAAGCACTTCCCAGAGCTTGTTCGTAAGGGCCATGTTTTTGTTGCCATGCCGCCGCTATTTCGTATTGATGTTGGTAAAGAGGTTTACTACGCCCTTGATGAAGATGAGAAAAAGGGCATTTTAGACCGTATTGAGGCCGAAAAGAAACGCGGTAAAGTCAACGTACAGCGCTTTAAAGGATTGGGTGAAATGAACCCGTTGCAATTGCGTGAAACCACTATGGATCCAAATACTAGACGTTTAGTTCAGCTGACATTAGATGAGCCTGAACAAACCCTCGAAATGATGGATATGCTGTTAGCTAAAAAGCGCTCTAGCGACCGTAAAATTTGGCTTGAGCAGCACGGAGATAAGGCAGAGGTTTAA
- a CDS encoding PQQ-dependent sugar dehydrogenase: MKIHSKLTTIATTLAVALLSSPALANDMLSRLSVPKGYELSYFAKDVENARQMAVGKDGTVYVGSRKAGKVHALIDNNRDGVADKKILVAEGLNMPSGIALKDGDLYVAEVERIVRFKQIAKNLKAPVKEVVFDDLPDKRHHGWKYLTVSPEGELIIPVGVPCNICAEDPKFGRIFSLNLETKKLSTIAKGVRNSVGFDYHPVTGKLWFSDNGRDMMGDDIPPCEINRVDEIGQHFGFPYVHGGSVLDPEFGEGKSVTDYAMPALALQAHVAPLGIHFYRGEQFPKAMKHQLFVAEHGSWNRSKKVGYRVMRANVQDGQIRGYEPFLTGFMENETTHGRPAAIAELDDGSLLVSDDYANAIYRISYNNK; this comes from the coding sequence ATGAAAATACATAGTAAATTGACCACGATAGCGACGACGCTGGCAGTAGCGTTATTAAGCTCACCTGCGCTGGCAAATGATATGCTTTCGCGCCTTTCAGTACCTAAAGGGTATGAGCTGAGCTATTTTGCGAAAGATGTTGAAAATGCGAGACAAATGGCGGTGGGCAAAGATGGCACTGTGTATGTTGGCTCTCGTAAAGCGGGTAAAGTTCACGCACTCATTGACAACAACCGTGATGGCGTAGCCGACAAGAAAATCTTGGTTGCAGAAGGGCTGAATATGCCCTCCGGTATCGCCCTAAAAGACGGTGACTTATATGTTGCTGAAGTTGAGCGTATTGTGCGTTTTAAGCAAATCGCAAAAAACCTCAAGGCACCGGTAAAAGAAGTGGTGTTCGATGATTTGCCTGACAAACGTCACCACGGCTGGAAGTACCTGACAGTATCGCCGGAAGGCGAACTGATCATTCCAGTTGGCGTGCCTTGTAATATTTGTGCCGAAGACCCTAAGTTTGGCCGTATATTTTCACTAAATCTTGAGACGAAAAAGCTTTCGACGATTGCCAAAGGCGTGCGTAACTCAGTGGGTTTTGATTATCACCCAGTAACTGGAAAGTTATGGTTCAGCGACAACGGTCGTGACATGATGGGAGATGACATTCCACCATGTGAAATCAACCGTGTTGACGAAATTGGTCAGCATTTTGGCTTCCCCTATGTTCATGGCGGCAGCGTGCTAGACCCTGAATTTGGCGAGGGTAAATCGGTGACTGACTACGCCATGCCAGCACTTGCACTACAAGCGCACGTTGCACCGCTGGGCATTCACTTTTACCGTGGCGAGCAATTTCCAAAGGCAATGAAGCATCAGCTTTTTGTTGCTGAACATGGTTCTTGGAACCGCAGCAAAAAAGTGGGCTATCGAGTAATGCGAGCAAATGTGCAAGATGGCCAAATTAGAGGCTATGAGCCTTTCCTTACCGGCTTTATGGAAAACGAAACAACCCATGGTCGACCAGCCGCAATTGCAGAACTCGACGACGGTAGCCTGCTCGTTTCCGATGATTACGCCAATGCGATATATCGCATCAGCTACAACAACAAGTAA
- the parC gene encoding DNA topoisomerase IV subunit A, with translation MTDPQALSLQGIEQLPMGRFTEDAYLNYSMYVIMDRALPHIGDGLKPVQRRIVYAMSELGLSAQAKYKKSARTVGDVLGKYHPHGDSACYEAMVLMAQPFSYRYPLVDGQGNWGAADDPKSFAAMRYTEARLSKFSEVLLKELGQGTVDWTANFDGTLDEPQVLPARLPHILLNGVTGIAVGMATDIPPHNVREVAEACCLLLDKPKTELEEILELVKAPDYPTDAEIITPQEEIKKLYTTGRGSIKMRAVYTEEQGEVVITALPHQCSGAKVLEQIAAQMTAKKLPMVADLRDESDHENPTRIVIVPRSNRVKVEPLMAHLFATTDLEKNYRVNINMIGLDGRPQVKDLRQILSEWLVFRRETVRRRLQYRLDKVLARLHILEGLMIAFLNIDEVIEIIRNEDKPKEELIARFGLSDKQAEAILDLKLRHLAKLEEMKIRGEQDELEKERDGLEKTLGSERRMSTLMKKEIQEAAELYGDDRRSPVVERGEAKALSEKDLIPSESVTVVLSEKGWARFAKGHDIDAEGLSYRSGDCYKASAKGKSNQPAVFLDTSGRAFATDAHSLPSARSQGEPMTGRFNLASGCNFEHVVMGEEKSTYLMATDGGYGFISDFADMVSKNKNGKAFVSVPKGAHLMAPIQVFDVATDMCMAISSEGRMLLFPLRDLPKLGKGKGNKIISIPSAKVQSREEFVKVLAVVPEGVSVTLHAGKRKLTLKPSDLEHYYGERGRRGNKLPRGLQRVDSYDLEHNGVETPEDNDASVDTEE, from the coding sequence ATGACAGATCCTCAAGCCTTGTCCTTGCAAGGCATTGAACAACTTCCGATGGGGCGTTTTACTGAAGATGCCTATCTGAACTATTCCATGTATGTGATCATGGATAGGGCGTTACCACATATTGGTGACGGCCTGAAGCCTGTACAACGTCGTATTGTATATGCGATGAGTGAGCTGGGCTTATCTGCTCAAGCAAAATACAAAAAATCTGCCCGTACCGTTGGTGACGTACTGGGTAAATATCACCCTCATGGCGACAGTGCTTGTTATGAGGCCATGGTACTCATGGCGCAGCCGTTTTCTTATCGCTATCCGCTGGTGGATGGCCAAGGTAACTGGGGTGCTGCGGATGATCCTAAATCATTTGCTGCGATGCGTTATACTGAGGCGCGTTTATCTAAGTTCTCAGAAGTACTGCTGAAAGAGCTTGGCCAAGGTACGGTCGATTGGACCGCTAACTTTGATGGCACCTTAGATGAGCCGCAAGTGTTACCCGCGCGTTTACCACATATCTTGCTGAATGGGGTGACGGGTATTGCGGTGGGGATGGCAACCGATATTCCGCCGCATAACGTACGTGAAGTTGCTGAAGCTTGTTGTTTGTTATTGGATAAGCCTAAAACCGAACTAGAAGAAATTCTAGAATTGGTCAAAGCGCCAGACTATCCAACCGATGCGGAAATCATTACGCCGCAAGAAGAGATCAAAAAGCTTTACACCACAGGTCGTGGCTCAATCAAGATGCGTGCTGTGTACACCGAAGAGCAAGGCGAAGTGGTGATCACCGCGTTGCCACATCAATGTTCGGGTGCCAAGGTGCTAGAGCAAATAGCAGCACAAATGACAGCGAAGAAACTCCCTATGGTAGCGGATTTACGTGACGAATCGGATCATGAAAATCCGACGCGTATCGTCATCGTACCGCGCTCAAATCGAGTTAAGGTCGAGCCATTAATGGCGCACCTATTTGCCACGACGGATCTTGAAAAGAACTACCGTGTTAACATCAACATGATTGGTTTAGACGGGCGTCCACAAGTTAAAGACTTGCGTCAGATTTTATCTGAGTGGTTAGTATTCCGTCGTGAAACGGTGCGTAGACGTTTGCAGTATCGTTTAGACAAAGTGCTTGCGCGTTTGCATATTCTTGAAGGTTTGATGATTGCATTTTTGAATATCGATGAAGTCATCGAAATCATTCGCAACGAAGACAAACCAAAAGAAGAGTTAATAGCGCGTTTTGGTCTTTCAGATAAGCAGGCAGAAGCAATTCTAGACCTGAAATTACGCCACCTTGCAAAGCTTGAAGAAATGAAGATCCGTGGTGAGCAGGATGAGCTTGAAAAAGAGCGTGATGGATTGGAAAAAACCTTAGGCTCTGAGCGTCGTATGTCGACGTTGATGAAAAAAGAAATCCAAGAAGCTGCTGAATTGTATGGCGATGATAGACGCTCACCGGTAGTTGAGCGTGGTGAAGCCAAAGCGCTTAGCGAAAAAGATTTGATCCCATCAGAGTCTGTAACTGTTGTGCTATCTGAAAAAGGCTGGGCGCGTTTTGCGAAGGGCCATGATATCGATGCCGAAGGGCTAAGCTACCGCTCAGGAGACTGTTATAAAGCCTCTGCGAAAGGCAAGAGTAATCAGCCTGCGGTGTTCTTAGATACTTCAGGGCGAGCCTTTGCAACCGATGCGCATAGCTTACCTTCAGCCCGGAGTCAGGGTGAACCGATGACGGGACGCTTTAACTTAGCGTCAGGATGTAACTTTGAACATGTGGTCATGGGCGAAGAGAAATCGACTTATCTGATGGCGACCGATGGCGGTTACGGTTTTATCAGTGACTTTGCTGATATGGTGAGCAAAAACAAAAATGGTAAAGCGTTCGTTAGCGTGCCAAAAGGTGCGCATTTGATGGCTCCTATCCAGGTATTTGATGTTGCCACCGATATGTGTATGGCGATTTCGAGCGAAGGCAGAATGCTACTATTCCCATTACGTGATTTACCTAAGCTTGGTAAAGGTAAGGGGAATAAGATTATCTCTATCCCTAGCGCGAAAGTGCAAAGCCGCGAAGAGTTTGTCAAAGTGTTAGCGGTAGTACCTGAAGGCGTTTCTGTTACCTTACATGCAGGTAAGCGCAAGCTAACCTTAAAGCCGAGTGATTTAGAGCACTATTACGGTGAGCGAGGGCGCAGAGGTAATAAGTTACCGCGCGGATTACAGCGCGTAGATAGCTATGATCTGGAGCACAATGGTGTTGAGACACCAGAAGACAATGACGCCAGCGTAGATACCGAAGAATAA
- a CDS encoding phosphoribosyltransferase: MSDKCYITAQQLLEDSFRLAAKVYEDGFRPDFIIGIWRGGAPIGIAVQEYYDYKGIETDHIAVRTSSYYGIGKQSKEIKVHGLHYIVENANADDSLLIVDDVFDSGRSIFALKEKLAELMRLNLPRDIRVACPYYKPANKKVPMTPDYFIHESDEWLVFPHELSGLTPEELVEGKSDLANIKHLFAK, from the coding sequence ATGTCAGATAAGTGCTATATCACAGCGCAACAATTGCTAGAAGATTCATTTCGCTTAGCCGCTAAAGTTTATGAAGACGGGTTTAGACCTGACTTTATTATCGGTATTTGGCGTGGTGGTGCGCCTATTGGTATCGCAGTTCAAGAATACTACGATTACAAAGGTATAGAGACTGATCATATCGCAGTACGCACTTCTTCTTACTATGGCATTGGTAAGCAATCTAAAGAAATCAAAGTTCACGGTTTGCATTACATTGTGGAAAATGCAAACGCTGACGATTCATTGCTAATCGTTGATGACGTGTTTGATTCTGGCCGCAGTATCTTTGCGTTGAAAGAAAAGCTTGCAGAGCTAATGCGCCTGAACTTGCCTCGCGATATTCGTGTTGCTTGCCCATACTACAAGCCAGCAAACAAAAAAGTACCAATGACACCAGATTATTTTATTCATGAGTCTGATGAGTGGTTGGTATTCCCTCACGAGCTGTCAGGCTTAACACCGGAAGAATTAGTGGAAGGAAAGTCTGACTTAGCAAATATTAAACACCTATTTGCAAAATAA
- a CDS encoding Crp/Fnr family transcriptional regulator: MFQYHFSTNLVEQLLAFAGNSFQHSKKEVLIHQDEPLSKLILVTSGTVSFSYDVGNGRRLLLGQLDCNNTLIGEIEALNHQPCIYTVTCLSDVTYHLIELKYWRKLLLEQPELSLYTAQTIAAKFTENQKINLDKLLLPLSYNIAKDCLLRAENSNPTLLRAYSTVSAEAERFATTERAYRRVVSELVEKGLIVRSSEGLKPVDVDALEDFVDSFAQA, from the coding sequence ATGTTTCAATATCATTTTTCAACCAATTTGGTCGAACAGTTACTCGCTTTTGCTGGTAATAGTTTTCAGCACAGCAAAAAAGAAGTCTTGATCCACCAAGATGAACCATTGAGTAAACTCATATTGGTGACCAGTGGCACTGTGTCTTTTAGTTATGATGTCGGTAACGGTCGTCGTCTATTACTCGGACAACTGGACTGTAACAACACGCTAATTGGCGAAATCGAAGCGCTGAATCATCAGCCTTGTATTTATACCGTGACTTGCTTGAGCGATGTAACCTATCACCTCATTGAGCTAAAATATTGGCGAAAATTACTGCTTGAGCAGCCAGAGCTGAGCCTATATACCGCGCAAACCATCGCTGCTAAGTTTACTGAAAACCAAAAGATAAACTTAGACAAGTTGCTGTTGCCGCTGAGCTACAACATTGCTAAAGACTGCTTATTACGTGCCGAGAATTCGAATCCAACATTACTTCGTGCCTATTCAACGGTAAGTGCTGAAGCCGAAAGGTTTGCGACCACTGAGCGTGCATATCGTCGGGTGGTAAGTGAATTGGTAGAAAAGGGCTTGATAGTACGTAGTAGTGAAGGCTTAAAGCCAGTCGATGTTGACGCGCTTGAGGATTTTGTTGATAGCTTCGCGCAAGCTTAA
- a CDS encoding YgjV family protein, producing MSWEYLGYLASAFLVVSLMMSDVAKLRWFNLMGCICFTAYGALIQAWPVALTNGLLALVNTYHLVKLQKDQR from the coding sequence ATGAGTTGGGAATATTTAGGCTATTTAGCCTCTGCTTTTTTGGTCGTTTCTTTGATGATGAGCGATGTTGCTAAGTTGCGTTGGTTCAATTTAATGGGCTGTATTTGTTTTACCGCCTATGGTGCACTTATCCAAGCTTGGCCGGTGGCGTTAACTAATGGTCTACTGGCACTAGTTAACACCTACCACTTGGTGAAATTACAAAAAGATCAACGCTGA